One window of Deltaproteobacteria bacterium genomic DNA carries:
- a CDS encoding slipin family protein, translating to MLGLGPLGITLLFVIVIVLTSLKVLSEYERGVIFRLGRLQAHRGPGVILVLPFIERMVRIDLRTITMDVPPQDVITRDNVSVKVNAVLYFRVIDPNRAIVEIENYLFATSQLAQTTLRSVCGQAELDDLLAEREKINSHLQEILDSQTDPWGIKVSLVEVKHIDLPQEMQRALAKQAEAERERRAKIINAEGEFQAAQRLADASKIIEEHPVALQLRYLQTLSEIAAENSSTILFPVPIDMLTPFLQAAKKTTT from the coding sequence ATGCTGGGACTCGGGCCATTGGGAATCACCCTGCTATTCGTGATCGTTATTGTCCTGACCAGTCTCAAAGTGCTGTCCGAATATGAGCGTGGGGTGATCTTCCGTCTGGGACGGTTGCAGGCGCATCGTGGTCCAGGCGTGATTCTGGTGTTGCCGTTCATCGAACGCATGGTGCGCATCGATCTGCGCACCATCACCATGGATGTCCCTCCTCAGGACGTCATCACGCGCGATAACGTGTCGGTGAAAGTGAATGCCGTGCTGTACTTTCGCGTGATCGACCCCAACAGGGCGATCGTGGAGATCGAGAATTATTTGTTCGCCACCTCGCAGTTGGCGCAAACCACGTTACGCAGCGTCTGTGGGCAGGCGGAGCTGGATGACTTGCTGGCGGAACGGGAAAAGATTAACTCCCATCTGCAAGAAATTCTCGATTCGCAAACCGACCCGTGGGGCATCAAGGTGTCGCTCGTCGAAGTCAAACACATCGACCTGCCGCAGGAGATGCAGCGCGCGCTAGCCAAGCAAGCCGAAGCCGAACGCGAGCGCCGCGCGAAAATTATTAACGCCGAAGGCGAATTTCAGGCCGCCCAGCGCTTGGCGGATGCCTCGAAAATCATTGAAGAACACCCGGTCGCATTGCAGTTGCGCTACCTGCAAACCTTGTCCGAGATAGCAGCGGAGAACAGTTCGACCATCCTGTTCCCCGTGCCGATCGATATGCTCACCCCATTCCTACAAGCGGCAAAGAAAACCACGACGTAG